The Arabidopsis thaliana chromosome 5, partial sequence genomic interval AACAGTTTGGTTCGTGGAGTCCGATAACATAAGTGGCTTTTGCGATTTGCCACGCATTTTAGTTGAAAACAATTTCAGCAACTGGCAGTCGCATGATGATAAAAGATTGATAAGATCAGCAGGTAACGGATCCCTGTTCTTCTCCAAAAAGCCATTTGTATCATAGAGAACCtgtaaacaaaatcatcattccAACAAAACCGCCATAAGTACACGAAAAGTTGCACAAAATCAGTTCCGTATAAAACCTAATCAGTATGCAGAGTCTGGCTTTTGAGCTAAAGGAATCAACTGACCTCTCCAGCATAATGATTAACTCTGAAGGCTCGACCTCTCTCTCCTTTGAAGCAAGAGTTGGTCTTCAAATGTTGCTTGAGCTTGTTGGCAAAGGTCAAATCAGTTgcttttggaaaatttgattCCTCGTCTAGTAGAGACAACAAACCAATTGGTTTCTGCACAAGCAAACATATGCAAGatattactttaaaataatGTCAGAAGGTCCTTATAAGACAACGAATACAAACTGTGGCAGGCCATTAATTACCTTCTCAATTAGATCTAAGCACTCTTGATTGTCTACAAATTCGACCTTAGTCCAATCaattccatcttcttcatattccTGAGCAgagaaaataatgtttaatgaAGCAGCAACGCAAAAAGCACGCATTTAGTATTTCATTtacacaaagaaaaaccaCCTCTTGTTCAAGTTTAAATAAATGCCGGTTGAAGTGTTGCTGCAATCTTTCATTTGCGTAGTTTATACAGAATTGTTCAAAGCTGTTATTCTGAAACCAAGGATAAACAAATCATCATCGCAGGATTCAATGAGAAAAGAGATTAGTAAAAATCTAGAGCAGATATGGGTACTACTAACCTTAAATGATTCAAACCCATATATATCAAGGATGCTTATAGATCTTCCTGTACGTGATTTACCGACTTCCAATGCAATGTTTATTTGCTCAACAAGCCAGTCAAATAGGTTtgcataaataaattttgctATTCCATCCCTCATGTCAGTTGCCTGTAAGTGAAAACGGTTCAGCAACTCATACATCACCTAATGATCGATGTATATGAAAACAAGTAGCAAGAACGATGACACTATTAAACATTACCTGCCGCAATGTCAGTTTTTTAGCAATACAATCCGTACCAGCTTGAAGTTTACGGGTGGACAAAACCACCATAAGCTCTTCTGTGTTGCAGCCCATTAACATAGCGGCATTGGCGACAGCTGTAAGAAATAACAGCCAATTGGTAAGCAAACATCACGACGTTatagtttttgtaaaattaagACAGTAGATTCTACCTTCATCCGCTACCACCTCCACATGATTTTCGTTGTCAGTAACTCGAAAAGATACATTTCCTAGCCACAACACTGCTGCAAGCAATGCAAATGCCCTCTCTTGATGCTCTTTAGGGATTTGAACAATGTCAAAAGCTTCCTGCATATATACAGATATGgttgtgagaaaaaaaaaaaaaaaaaaaagagagagaacaaaaatttgaCAATGGAAACAGACtggaaaagataaaacaattaCCAGTAGTTTGTGAAATTTCTGAGCATCATCAACACCGGCAATGGTCAAGCAATCACTCTGGCTCAGGTAGGTATACTCACTTGCTGTTTTAAGCTTCAATCTCTCTACAAATAAAACCATAGATATAGTAGTTATCCAAAATAGAAACTAATCAGGATTAGATGTGTGACTGTATTCTACTTCAGTAAGGACACGTCTAAAGAATGTTATATGTGGCCATACTTAAGAATTGGGTATTAAAGTTTCGAATGTTACCTTTAAGAATCGGTGAAGCACCTGCACACAGctcataaaatatatgataggATCTTTCGCCATTGAACAGCTGAACCACTCTTGACTGGTCAAACAAGACTACCAATTTAATCACCAATGCTAAGTAGTTAAAGTCAAATGAAAAAAGCTTCTCAATGGAAACAAAAGTACCTTCTCTAGCAGAACTATGGGGATTCAGCAAGAGTAGTTATGCAAAACATGGGGAAGAAGACAATAAAAACAAGTGAGCTTGCATACTAAACAATATgacaaacaataatataaatgCTCAAATCATACTTACAAGTTTCAAGTTTGGCTCCACATATCTTTCCCATTGCACTAAAATGAATTTCTATGAGTTTACCCTGTGCCAATTAAGATATTctgttaaattaaaatagaataacTTCTCAGTCTACAAAAGTGGTGGTCAAGCTAATCAAGTAACACATTAATAATAACTTGAAAAGATATGGAAGGGGAAAATGGACAAACAAGCTTGTAAAAATAACTCACAAATCGGCTAGAGTTAGCATTTCTTGATGTTTTAGCGTTTCCAAAAGCTTCGAGTATGCAGGTTGTTTTTAGGATTTCATACTCTACTCCACAGCTACCTCCACCGAGAGCTGCCAAGTACTGCATTGCAAATTTTGCAGTCTCAGTTTTCCCAGCTCCACTTTCTCCACTATAGAACGATAATAATCAATTCATCGTTGATGTTAATACCAGCGAATTACATCAATGAtcaatattcatatataaaagcaTTCAGAAGTCTACAAAATTCAGAATGCAAAGACCCGTACCTTATTATAAGAGActgattcttctcttctgcaTGTAGAAAGGTTCAACATGTAAGTGCAGATACTCACTGGAAGACCGATTAGGACTTCCCAAATCATGGAAATACGAAAAGCGTGAATATAAATGCATCTCCTCACCTCTCATCATCTCATCATAAGCTGCATCCGCCACAGCATAGACATGTGGAGCATCCATAACCTTCTTCTGATAAGCTGAGATAACATCATTTCCATAAATTTCTACATTCTTGAATGGATTGACCGCAATCAATACAGGTCCTGCTTTACTCtgtataagaaaaacatgaaagttCTTTAGGAATTAAGCACCAAAGAGTGAGAAACTAATCGGATGAGCCAAATGATGTTCAATAACTCACATAAATCACGTCTTGCAAATATCTGACACGAAGGTTATAAAGAACAGATGGTTCATTTAGATAACTGAGCTGTATAAGATCTTCAACACCTTCCAATATATCTGGGTTTGCAGGAAAAAGCTCTTCAGTAGACACTTTCACAACCTTTGATAACACCAAATCACAGAAACCTGAAAGTCAGACTACAGAAACTCTTCAATATCACAGATGGAAAGTGCAACAGTGTTAAGAAAACTCACATTTGCAGTGGACAACATAACAAGCGACGTATCAGCGGAAGTAGACTGTATCTTCCCCAGTTGCCACTGCCCATTAGATACCCGACACCAAACTCGAAGTTTCTGAAATACAATACAAACACAGTAACCACAAGTTGTCAATAAAAACGAAATTCCAGAGCTCAGTTTTTCATATCTAATACTACACTAAACACAACTGTGACACCTCCAAGCAAAGCTATCTACCAAGTACAAACATATTCCATTTCCCATATTCTAATCAATCTATTAAGCCTCTTCCACAGAACACTCCCAGGTTAGACTTTTCTCACCACAAAGTTCAAAAACTCACTGCTCAAGTCACCTCTTAAAGACTCATTCCGAATCCCATCCCTTGGAAATAACTCAACTTCACTAGGAAATAAAGAATTACCTTCTTGATGAAGTACTCAACGTTATTGTTCCACTCAGACTCAGGCTTATTATGCTCCTCCGTGTTCTCCACCAAACTAACTTTAGCGATACTAATCTTCACACcctcctcttccttctctgcTGCATACGGAGACTCTGACCTAAGACCAGTCCTCATTTTCTTGCTTCCAAAACTATTCCTCTTAACACCCAAATCcttctctttcctcttcaCCCCTTCCTCTTTCCTTTCCGATTCAGCTTCCACCGCAGGCGTCACAGAAACAACACTTCCGTTCTGATCTTCCATTACACTAGAAACATTAAAGTTGGCCGGAAGCGAACGACGAGCAGAAGGAAGACGAGCTCTTGAATTAGGCCGAGAAGGAAGCGC includes:
- the ATM2 gene encoding myosin 2 (myosin 2 (ATM2); FUNCTIONS IN: motor activity; INVOLVED IN: actin filament-based movement; LOCATED IN: plasma membrane, myosin complex; EXPRESSED IN: 24 plant structures; EXPRESSED DURING: 15 growth stages; CONTAINS InterPro DOMAIN/s: Myosin head, motor domain (InterPro:IPR001609), IQ calmodulin-binding region (InterPro:IPR000048); BEST Arabidopsis thaliana protein match is: P-loop containing nucleoside triphosphate hydrolases superfamily protein (TAIR:AT4G27370.1); Has 35333 Blast hits to 34131 proteins in 2444 species: Archae - 798; Bacteria - 22429; Metazoa - 974; Fungi - 991; Plants - 531; Viruses - 0; Other Eukaryotes - 9610 (source: NCBI BLink).), producing MLSTANVVKVSTEELFPANPDILEGVEDLIQLSYLNEPSVLYNLRVRYLQDVIYSKAGPVLIAVNPFKNVEIYGNDVISAYQKKVMDAPHVYAVADAAYDEMMREKNQSLIISGESGAGKTETAKFAMQYLAALGGGSCGVEYEILKTTCILEAFGNAKTSRNANSSRFGKLIEIHFSAMGKICGAKLETFLLEKSRVVQLFNGERSYHIFYELCAGASPILKERLKLKTASEYTYLSQSDCLTIAGVDDAQKFHKLLEAFDIVQIPKEHQERAFALLAAVLWLGNVSFRVTDNENHVEVVADEAVANAAMLMGCNTEELMVVLSTRKLQAGTDCIAKKLTLRQATDMRDGIAKFIYANLFDWLVEQINIALEVGKSRTGRSISILDIYGFESFKNNSFEQFCINYANERLQQHFNRHLFKLEQEEYEEDGIDWTKVEFVDNQECLDLIEKKPIGLLSLLDEESNFPKATDLTFANKLKQHLKTNSCFKGERGRAFRVNHYAGEVLYDTNGFLEKNRDPLPADLINLLSSCDCQLLKLFSTKMRGKSQKPLMLSDSTNQTVGTKFKGQLFKLMNKLENTSPHFIRCIKPNSKQLPRVYEEDLVLQQLRCCGVLEVVRISRSGYPTRLTHQEFAGRYGFLLSDKKVAQDPLSVSIAVLKQYDVHPEMYQVGYTKLYLRTGQIGIFEDRRKKVLQGIVGLQKHFRGHLSRAYFQNMRKVTLVLQSYIRGENARRLFDTEAKFHADSVSEASTDELSAVIHLQSAVRGWLARKHFNSMQRQKELRNVATKSKRKAGRRISEDKDIPLEQPQVQPTSMSDLQKRILKSEAALSQKEEENTALREQLRQFEERWSEYDIKMKSMEETWQKQMSSLQMSLAAARKSLAAESITGQAGGRQDTSISPFGYDSEDTMSTGTPGVRTPTNKFTNGNTPELRIRELNGSLNAVNHLAREFDQRRLNFDEDARAIVEVKLGPQATPNGQQQQHPEDEFRRLKLRFETWKKDYKARLRDTKARLHRVDGDKGRHRKWWGKRG
- the ATM2 gene encoding myosin 2 (myosin 2 (ATM2); FUNCTIONS IN: motor activity; INVOLVED IN: actin filament-based movement; LOCATED IN: plasma membrane, myosin complex; EXPRESSED IN: 24 plant structures; EXPRESSED DURING: 15 growth stages; CONTAINS InterPro DOMAIN/s: Myosin head, motor domain (InterPro:IPR001609), IQ calmodulin-binding region (InterPro:IPR000048); BEST Arabidopsis thaliana protein match is: P-loop containing nucleoside triphosphate hydrolases superfamily protein (TAIR:AT4G27370.1); Has 6721 Blast hits to 6298 proteins in 733 species: Archae - 3; Bacteria - 9; Metazoa - 4442; Fungi - 716; Plants - 447; Viruses - 0; Other Eukaryotes - 1104 (source: NCBI BLink).), whose protein sequence is MMLSASPNTLAKSSLEEMLESLRQKDECDRPKDMPPALPSRPNSRARLPSARRSLPANFNVSSVMEDQNGSVVSVTPAVEAESERKEEGVKRKEKDLGVKRNSFGSKKMRTGLRSESPYAAEKEEEGVKISIAKVSLVENTEEHNKPESEWNNNVEYFIKKKLRVWCRVSNGQWQLGKIQSTSADTSLVMLSTANVVKVSTEELFPANPDILEGVEDLIQLSYLNEPSVLYNLRVRYLQDVIYSKAGPVLIAVNPFKNVEIYGNDVISAYQKKVMDAPHVYAVADAAYDEMMREEKNQSLIISGESGAGKTETAKFAMQYLAALGGGSCGVEYEILKTTCILEAFGNAKTSRNANSSRFGKLIEIHFSAMGKICGAKLETFLLEKSRVVQLFNGERSYHIFYELCAGASPILKERLKLKTASEYTYLSQSDCLTIAGVDDAQKFHKLLEAFDIVQIPKEHQERAFALLAAVLWLGNVSFRVTDNENHVEVVADEAVANAAMLMGCNTEELMVVLSTRKLQAGTDCIAKKLTLRQATDMRDGIAKFIYANLFDWLVEQINIALEVGKSRTGRSISILDIYGFESFKNNSFEQFCINYANERLQQHFNRHLFKLEQEEYEEDGIDWTKVEFVDNQECLDLIEKKPIGLLSLLDEESNFPKATDLTFANKLKQHLKTNSCFKGERGRAFRVNHYAGEVLYDTNGFLEKNRDPLPADLINLLSSCDCQLLKLFSTKMRGKSQKPLMLSDSTNQTVGTKFKGQLFKLMNKLENTSPHFIRCIKPNSKQLPRVYEEDLVLQQLRCCGVLEVVRISRSGYPTRLTHQEFAGRYGFLLSDKKVAQDPLSVSIAVLKQYDVHPEMYQVGYTKLYLRTGQIGIFEDRRKKVLQGIVGLQKHFRGHLSRAYFQNMRKVTLVLQSYIRGENARRLFDTEAKFHADSVSEASTDELSAVIHLQSAVRGWLARKHFNSMQRQKELRNVATKSKRKAGRRISEDKDIPLEQPQVQPTSMSDLQKRILKSEAALSQKEEENTALREQLRQFEERWSEYDIKMKSMEETWQKQMSSLQMSLAAARKSLAAESITGQAGGRQDTSISPFGYDSEDTMSTGTPGVRTPTNKFTNGNTPELRIRELNGSLNAVNHLAREFDQRRLNFDEDARAIVEVKLGPQATPNGQQQQHPEDEFRRLKLRFETWKKDYKARLRDTKARLHRVDGDKGRHRKWWGKRG